One Theropithecus gelada isolate Dixy chromosome 17, Tgel_1.0, whole genome shotgun sequence genomic region harbors:
- the PABPC3 gene encoding polyadenylate-binding protein 3 isoform X5: MNPSTPSYPTASLYVGDLHPDVTEAMLYEKFSRAGPILSIRVCRDVITRRSSSYAYVNFQHPKDAERALDTMNFDVIKGKPVRIMWSQRDPSLRRSGVGNIFVKNLDKSINNKVLYDTVSAFGNILSCKVVCDENGSKGYGFVHFETHEAAERAIEKMNGTLLNDRKVFVGRFKSRKEREAELGAKAKEFPNVYIKNFGEDMDDERLKDLFGKFGPALSVKVMTDESGKSKGFGFVSFERHEDAQKAVDEMNGKELNGKQIYVGRAQKKVERQTELKRKFEQMKQDRITRYQVVNLYVKNLDDDIDDERLRKAFSPFGTITSAKVMMEGGRSKGFGFVCFSSPEEATKAVTEMNGRIVATKPLYVALAQRKEERQAHLTNEYMQRMASVRAVPNPVINPYQPAPPSG, from the coding sequence ATGAACCCCAGCACCCCCAGCTACCCAACGGCCTCGCTCTACGTGGGGGACCTGCACCCCGACGTGACCGAGGCGATGCTCTATGAGAAGTTCAGCCGGGCGGGGCCCATCCTCTCCATCCGGGTCTGTAGGGACGTGATCACCCGCCGCTCCTCCAGCTACGCGTATGTGAACTTCCAGCACCCGAAGGACGCGGAGCGTGCTCTGGATACCATGAATTTTGATGTGATAAAGGGCAAGCCAGTACGCATCATGTGGTCTCAGCGTGATCCATCACTTCGCAGAAGTGGAGTGGGCAACATATTCGTTAAAAATCTGGATAAATCCATTAATAATAAAGTACTGTATGACACAGTTTCTGCTTTTGGTAACATCCTTTCATGTAAGGTGGTTTGTGATGAAAATGGTTCCAAGGGTTATGGATTTGTACACTTTGAGACACACGAAGCGGCTGAAAGAGCTATTGAAAAAATGAATGGAACGCTCCTAAATGATCGCAAAGTATTTGTTGGACGATTTAAGTCTCGTAAAGAACGAGAAGCTGAACTTGGAGCTAAGGCAAAAGAGTTCCCCAATGTTTACATCAAGAATTTTGGAGAAGACATGGACGATGAGCGCCTTAAGGATCTCTTTGGCAAGTTCGGGCCCGCCTTAAGTGTGAAAGTAATGACTGATGAAAGTGGAAAATCCAAAGGATTTGGATTTGTGAGCTTTGAAAGACATGAAGATGCGCAGAAAGCTGTAGATGAGATGAATGGAAAGGAGCTCAATGGAAAACAAATTTACGTTGGTCGAGCTCAGAAAAAAGTGGAACGGCAGACGGAACTTAAGCGCAAATTTGAACAGATGAAGCAAGATAGGATCACCAGATACCAGGTTGTTAATCTTTATGTGAAAAATCTTGATGATGATATTGATGATGAACGTCTCCGGAAAGCATTTTCTCCATTTGGTACAATCACTAGCGCAAAGGTTATGATGGAAGGTGGTCGCAGCAAAGGGTTTGGTTTCGTTTGTTTCTCCTCCCCAGAAGAAGCCACTAAAGCAGTTACAGAAATGAACGGTAGAATTGTGGCCACAAAGCCATTGTATGTAGCTTTAGCTCAGCGCAAAGAAGAGCGCCAGGCGCACCTCACTAACGAGTATATGCAGAGAATGGCAAGTGTACGGGCTGTGCCCAACCCTGTAATCAACCCCTACCAGCCAGCACCTCCTTCAGGTTA
- the PABPC3 gene encoding polyadenylate-binding protein 3 isoform X3: MNPSTPSYPTASLYVGDLHPDVTEAMLYEKFSRAGPILSIRVCRDVITRRSSSYAYVNFQHPKDAERALDTMNFDVIKGKPVRIMWSQRDPSLRRSGVGNIFVKNLDKSINNKVLYDTVSAFGNILSCKVVCDENGSKGYGFVHFETHEAAERAIEKMNGTLLNDRKVFVGRFKSRKEREAELGAKAKEFPNVYIKNFGEDMDDERLKDLFGKFGPALSVKVMTDESGKSKGFGFVSFERHEDAQKAVDEMNGKELNGKQIYVGRAQKKVERQTELKRKFEQMKQDRITRYQVVNLYVKNLDDDIDDERLRKAFSPFGTITSAKVMMEGGRSKGFGFVCFSSPEEATKAVTEMNGRIVATKPLYVALAQRKEERQAHLTNEYMQRMASVRAVPNPVINPYQPAPPSGYFMAAVPQTQNRAAYYPASQIAQLRPSPCWTAQGARPHPFQNKPGAIRPAAPRVPFSTMRPTSSQVPRVMSTQHVANTSTQAVGPRPAGVCNPQQHLNAQPQVTMQQPAVHVQGQKTLTASMLASAPPQEQKQMLGERLFPPIQAMHPTLAGKITGMLLEIDNSELLHMLESPQSLRSKVDEAVAVLQAHQVKEATQKAVNSATGVPTV, encoded by the exons ATGAACCCCAGCACCCCCAGCTACCCAACGGCCTCGCTCTACGTGGGGGACCTGCACCCCGACGTGACCGAGGCGATGCTCTATGAGAAGTTCAGCCGGGCGGGGCCCATCCTCTCCATCCGGGTCTGTAGGGACGTGATCACCCGCCGCTCCTCCAGCTACGCGTATGTGAACTTCCAGCACCCGAAGGACGCGGAGCGTGCTCTGGATACCATGAATTTTGATGTGATAAAGGGCAAGCCAGTACGCATCATGTGGTCTCAGCGTGATCCATCACTTCGCAGAAGTGGAGTGGGCAACATATTCGTTAAAAATCTGGATAAATCCATTAATAATAAAGTACTGTATGACACAGTTTCTGCTTTTGGTAACATCCTTTCATGTAAGGTGGTTTGTGATGAAAATGGTTCCAAGGGTTATGGATTTGTACACTTTGAGACACACGAAGCGGCTGAAAGAGCTATTGAAAAAATGAATGGAACGCTCCTAAATGATCGCAAAGTATTTGTTGGACGATTTAAGTCTCGTAAAGAACGAGAAGCTGAACTTGGAGCTAAGGCAAAAGAGTTCCCCAATGTTTACATCAAGAATTTTGGAGAAGACATGGACGATGAGCGCCTTAAGGATCTCTTTGGCAAGTTCGGGCCCGCCTTAAGTGTGAAAGTAATGACTGATGAAAGTGGAAAATCCAAAGGATTTGGATTTGTGAGCTTTGAAAGACATGAAGATGCGCAGAAAGCTGTAGATGAGATGAATGGAAAGGAGCTCAATGGAAAACAAATTTACGTTGGTCGAGCTCAGAAAAAAGTGGAACGGCAGACGGAACTTAAGCGCAAATTTGAACAGATGAAGCAAGATAGGATCACCAGATACCAGGTTGTTAATCTTTATGTGAAAAATCTTGATGATGATATTGATGATGAACGTCTCCGGAAAGCATTTTCTCCATTTGGTACAATCACTAGCGCAAAGGTTATGATGGAAGGTGGTCGCAGCAAAGGGTTTGGTTTCGTTTGTTTCTCCTCCCCAGAAGAAGCCACTAAAGCAGTTACAGAAATGAACGGTAGAATTGTGGCCACAAAGCCATTGTATGTAGCTTTAGCTCAGCGCAAAGAAGAGCGCCAGGCGCACCTCACTAACGAGTATATGCAGAGAATGGCAAGTGTACGGGCTGTGCCCAACCCTGTAATCAACCCCTACCAGCCAGCACCTCCTTCAGGTTACTTCATGGCAGCTGTCCCACAGACTCAGAACCGTGCTGCATACTATCCTGCTAGCCAAATTGCTCAACTAAGACCAAGTCCTTGCTGGACTGCTCAGGGTGCCAGACCTCATCCATTCCAAAATAAGCCCGGTGCTATCCGCCCAGCTGCTCCTAGGGTACCATTTAGTACTATGAGACCAACTTCCTCACAGGTTCCACGAGTCATGTCAACGCAGCATGTTGCTAACACATCAACACAGGCAGTGGGTCCACgtcctgca GGAGTTTGCAATCCTCAGCAACATCTTAATGCACAGCCACAAGTTACAATGCAACAGCCTGCTGTTCATGTACAGGGTCAGAAAACTTTGACTGCTTCCATGTTGGCATCTGCCCCTCCTCAAGAGCAGAAGCAAATGTTGGGTGAACGGCTCTTTCCTCCTATTCAAGCCATGCACCCTACTCTTGCTGGTAAAATCACGGGCATGTTGTTGGAGATTGATAATTCAGAACTTCTTCATATGCTCGAGTCTCCACAGTCACTCCGTTCTAAGGTTGATGAAGCTGTAGCTGTACTACAAGCCCACCAAGTTAAAGAGGCTACCCAGAAAGCAGTTAACAGTGCCACCGGTGTTCCAACTGTTTAA
- the PABPC3 gene encoding polyadenylate-binding protein 3 isoform X2 translates to MNPSTPSYPTASLYVGDLHPDVTEAMLYEKFSRAGPILSIRVCRDVITRRSSSYAYVNFQHPKDAERALDTMNFDVIKGKPVRIMWSQRDPSLRRSGVGNIFVKNLDKSINNKVLYDTVSAFGNILSCKVVCDENGSKGYGFVHFETHEAAERAIEKMNGTLLNDRKVFVGRFKSRKEREAELGAKAKEFPNVYIKNFGEDMDDERLKDLFGKFGPALSVKVMTDESGKSKGFGFVSFERHEDAQKAVDEMNGKELNGKQIYVGRAQKKVERQTELKRKFEQMKQDRITRYQVVNLYVKNLDDDIDDERLRKAFSPFGTITSAKVMMEGGRSKGFGFVCFSSPEEATKAVTEMNGRIVATKPLYVALAQRKEERQAHLTNEYMQRMASVRAVPNPVINPYQPAPPSGYFMAAVPQTQNRAAYYPASQIAQLRPSPCWTAQGARPHPFQNNTMRPTSSQVPRVMSTQHVANTSTQAVGPRPAAAAAAATPAVRTVPRYKYAEGVCNPQQHLNAQPQVTMQQPAVHVQGQKTLTASMLASAPPQEQKQMLGERLFPPIQAMHPTLAGKITGMLLEIDNSELLHMLESPQSLRSKVDEAVAVLQAHQVKEATQKAVNSATGVPTV, encoded by the exons ATGAACCCCAGCACCCCCAGCTACCCAACGGCCTCGCTCTACGTGGGGGACCTGCACCCCGACGTGACCGAGGCGATGCTCTATGAGAAGTTCAGCCGGGCGGGGCCCATCCTCTCCATCCGGGTCTGTAGGGACGTGATCACCCGCCGCTCCTCCAGCTACGCGTATGTGAACTTCCAGCACCCGAAGGACGCGGAGCGTGCTCTGGATACCATGAATTTTGATGTGATAAAGGGCAAGCCAGTACGCATCATGTGGTCTCAGCGTGATCCATCACTTCGCAGAAGTGGAGTGGGCAACATATTCGTTAAAAATCTGGATAAATCCATTAATAATAAAGTACTGTATGACACAGTTTCTGCTTTTGGTAACATCCTTTCATGTAAGGTGGTTTGTGATGAAAATGGTTCCAAGGGTTATGGATTTGTACACTTTGAGACACACGAAGCGGCTGAAAGAGCTATTGAAAAAATGAATGGAACGCTCCTAAATGATCGCAAAGTATTTGTTGGACGATTTAAGTCTCGTAAAGAACGAGAAGCTGAACTTGGAGCTAAGGCAAAAGAGTTCCCCAATGTTTACATCAAGAATTTTGGAGAAGACATGGACGATGAGCGCCTTAAGGATCTCTTTGGCAAGTTCGGGCCCGCCTTAAGTGTGAAAGTAATGACTGATGAAAGTGGAAAATCCAAAGGATTTGGATTTGTGAGCTTTGAAAGACATGAAGATGCGCAGAAAGCTGTAGATGAGATGAATGGAAAGGAGCTCAATGGAAAACAAATTTACGTTGGTCGAGCTCAGAAAAAAGTGGAACGGCAGACGGAACTTAAGCGCAAATTTGAACAGATGAAGCAAGATAGGATCACCAGATACCAGGTTGTTAATCTTTATGTGAAAAATCTTGATGATGATATTGATGATGAACGTCTCCGGAAAGCATTTTCTCCATTTGGTACAATCACTAGCGCAAAGGTTATGATGGAAGGTGGTCGCAGCAAAGGGTTTGGTTTCGTTTGTTTCTCCTCCCCAGAAGAAGCCACTAAAGCAGTTACAGAAATGAACGGTAGAATTGTGGCCACAAAGCCATTGTATGTAGCTTTAGCTCAGCGCAAAGAAGAGCGCCAGGCGCACCTCACTAACGAGTATATGCAGAGAATGGCAAGTGTACGGGCTGTGCCCAACCCTGTAATCAACCCCTACCAGCCAGCACCTCCTTCAGGTTACTTCATGGCAGCTGTCCCACAGACTCAGAACCGTGCTGCATACTATCCTGCTAGCCAAATTGCTCAACTAAGACCAAGTCCTTGCTGGACTGCTCAGGGTGCCAGACCTCATCCATTCCAAAATAA TACTATGAGACCAACTTCCTCACAGGTTCCACGAGTCATGTCAACGCAGCATGTTGCTAACACATCAACACAGGCAGTGGGTCCACgtcctgcagctgctgctgctgcagctaCGCCTGCTGTGCGCACGGTTCCACGGTATAAATATGCTGAGGGAGTTTGCAATCCTCAGCAACATCTTAATGCACAGCCACAAGTTACAATGCAACAGCCTGCTGTTCATGTACAGGGTCAGAAAACTTTGACTGCTTCCATGTTGGCATCTGCCCCTCCTCAAGAGCAGAAGCAAATGTTGGGTGAACGGCTCTTTCCTCCTATTCAAGCCATGCACCCTACTCTTGCTGGTAAAATCACGGGCATGTTGTTGGAGATTGATAATTCAGAACTTCTTCATATGCTCGAGTCTCCACAGTCACTCCGTTCTAAGGTTGATGAAGCTGTAGCTGTACTACAAGCCCACCAAGTTAAAGAGGCTACCCAGAAAGCAGTTAACAGTGCCACCGGTGTTCCAACTGTTTAA
- the PABPC3 gene encoding polyadenylate-binding protein 3 isoform X6 yields MNPSTPSYPTASLYVGDLHPDVTEAMLYEKFSRAGPILSIRVCRDVITRRSSSYAYVNFQHPKDAERALDTMNFDVIKGKPVRIMWSQRDPSLRRSGVGNIFVKNLDKSINNKVLYDTVSAFGNILSCKVVCDENGSKGYGFVHFETHEAAERAIEKMNGTLLNDRKVFVGRFKSRKEREAELGAKAKEFPNVYIKNFGEDMDDERLKDLFGKFGPALSVKVMTDESGKSKGFGFVSFERHEDAQKAVDEMNGKELNGKQIYVGRAQKKVERQTELKRKFEQMKQDRITRYQVVNLYVKNLDDDIDDERLRKAFSPFGTITSAKKKPLKQLQK; encoded by the exons ATGAACCCCAGCACCCCCAGCTACCCAACGGCCTCGCTCTACGTGGGGGACCTGCACCCCGACGTGACCGAGGCGATGCTCTATGAGAAGTTCAGCCGGGCGGGGCCCATCCTCTCCATCCGGGTCTGTAGGGACGTGATCACCCGCCGCTCCTCCAGCTACGCGTATGTGAACTTCCAGCACCCGAAGGACGCGGAGCGTGCTCTGGATACCATGAATTTTGATGTGATAAAGGGCAAGCCAGTACGCATCATGTGGTCTCAGCGTGATCCATCACTTCGCAGAAGTGGAGTGGGCAACATATTCGTTAAAAATCTGGATAAATCCATTAATAATAAAGTACTGTATGACACAGTTTCTGCTTTTGGTAACATCCTTTCATGTAAGGTGGTTTGTGATGAAAATGGTTCCAAGGGTTATGGATTTGTACACTTTGAGACACACGAAGCGGCTGAAAGAGCTATTGAAAAAATGAATGGAACGCTCCTAAATGATCGCAAAGTATTTGTTGGACGATTTAAGTCTCGTAAAGAACGAGAAGCTGAACTTGGAGCTAAGGCAAAAGAGTTCCCCAATGTTTACATCAAGAATTTTGGAGAAGACATGGACGATGAGCGCCTTAAGGATCTCTTTGGCAAGTTCGGGCCCGCCTTAAGTGTGAAAGTAATGACTGATGAAAGTGGAAAATCCAAAGGATTTGGATTTGTGAGCTTTGAAAGACATGAAGATGCGCAGAAAGCTGTAGATGAGATGAATGGAAAGGAGCTCAATGGAAAACAAATTTACGTTGGTCGAGCTCAGAAAAAAGTGGAACGGCAGACGGAACTTAAGCGCAAATTTGAACAGATGAAGCAAGATAGGATCACCAGATACCAGGTTGTTAATCTTTATGTGAAAAATCTTGATGATGATATTGATGATGAACGTCTCCGGAAAGCATTTTCTCCATTTGGTACAATCACTAGCGCAAAG AAGAAGCCACTAAAGCAGTTACAGAAATGA
- the PABPC3 gene encoding polyadenylate-binding protein 3 isoform X4 has protein sequence MNPSTPSYPTASLYVGDLHPDVTEAMLYEKFSRAGPILSIRVCRDVITRRSSSYAYVNFQHPKDAERALDTMNFDVIKGKPVRIMWSQRDPSLRRSGVGNIFVKNLDKSINNKVLYDTVSAFGNILSCKVVCDENGSKGYGFVHFETHEAAERAIEKMNGTLLNDRKVFVGRFKSRKEREAELGAKAKEFPNVYIKNFGEDMDDERLKDLFGKFGPALSVKVMTDESGKSKGFGFVSFERHEDAQKAVDEMNGKELNGKQIYVGRAQKKVERQTELKRKFEQMKQDRITRYQVVNLYVKNLDDDIDDERLRKAFSPFGTITSAKVMMEGGRSKGFGFVCFSSPEEATKAVTEMNGRIVATKPLYVALAQRKEERQAHLTNEYMQRMASVRAVPNPVINPYQPAPPSGYFMAAVPQTQNRAAYYPASQIAQLRPSPCWTAQGARPQPAVHVQGQKTLTASMLASAPPQEQKQMLGERLFPPIQAMHPTLAGKITGMLLEIDNSELLHMLESPQSLRSKVDEAVAVLQAHQVKEATQKAVNSATGVPTV, from the exons ATGAACCCCAGCACCCCCAGCTACCCAACGGCCTCGCTCTACGTGGGGGACCTGCACCCCGACGTGACCGAGGCGATGCTCTATGAGAAGTTCAGCCGGGCGGGGCCCATCCTCTCCATCCGGGTCTGTAGGGACGTGATCACCCGCCGCTCCTCCAGCTACGCGTATGTGAACTTCCAGCACCCGAAGGACGCGGAGCGTGCTCTGGATACCATGAATTTTGATGTGATAAAGGGCAAGCCAGTACGCATCATGTGGTCTCAGCGTGATCCATCACTTCGCAGAAGTGGAGTGGGCAACATATTCGTTAAAAATCTGGATAAATCCATTAATAATAAAGTACTGTATGACACAGTTTCTGCTTTTGGTAACATCCTTTCATGTAAGGTGGTTTGTGATGAAAATGGTTCCAAGGGTTATGGATTTGTACACTTTGAGACACACGAAGCGGCTGAAAGAGCTATTGAAAAAATGAATGGAACGCTCCTAAATGATCGCAAAGTATTTGTTGGACGATTTAAGTCTCGTAAAGAACGAGAAGCTGAACTTGGAGCTAAGGCAAAAGAGTTCCCCAATGTTTACATCAAGAATTTTGGAGAAGACATGGACGATGAGCGCCTTAAGGATCTCTTTGGCAAGTTCGGGCCCGCCTTAAGTGTGAAAGTAATGACTGATGAAAGTGGAAAATCCAAAGGATTTGGATTTGTGAGCTTTGAAAGACATGAAGATGCGCAGAAAGCTGTAGATGAGATGAATGGAAAGGAGCTCAATGGAAAACAAATTTACGTTGGTCGAGCTCAGAAAAAAGTGGAACGGCAGACGGAACTTAAGCGCAAATTTGAACAGATGAAGCAAGATAGGATCACCAGATACCAGGTTGTTAATCTTTATGTGAAAAATCTTGATGATGATATTGATGATGAACGTCTCCGGAAAGCATTTTCTCCATTTGGTACAATCACTAGCGCAAAGGTTATGATGGAAGGTGGTCGCAGCAAAGGGTTTGGTTTCGTTTGTTTCTCCTCCCCAGAAGAAGCCACTAAAGCAGTTACAGAAATGAACGGTAGAATTGTGGCCACAAAGCCATTGTATGTAGCTTTAGCTCAGCGCAAAGAAGAGCGCCAGGCGCACCTCACTAACGAGTATATGCAGAGAATGGCAAGTGTACGGGCTGTGCCCAACCCTGTAATCAACCCCTACCAGCCAGCACCTCCTTCAGGTTACTTCATGGCAGCTGTCCCACAGACTCAGAACCGTGCTGCATACTATCCTGCTAGCCAAATTGCTCAACTAAGACCAAGTCCTTGCTGGACTGCTCAGGGTGCCAGACCTC AGCCTGCTGTTCATGTACAGGGTCAGAAAACTTTGACTGCTTCCATGTTGGCATCTGCCCCTCCTCAAGAGCAGAAGCAAATGTTGGGTGAACGGCTCTTTCCTCCTATTCAAGCCATGCACCCTACTCTTGCTGGTAAAATCACGGGCATGTTGTTGGAGATTGATAATTCAGAACTTCTTCATATGCTCGAGTCTCCACAGTCACTCCGTTCTAAGGTTGATGAAGCTGTAGCTGTACTACAAGCCCACCAAGTTAAAGAGGCTACCCAGAAAGCAGTTAACAGTGCCACCGGTGTTCCAACTGTTTAA
- the PABPC3 gene encoding polyadenylate-binding protein 3 isoform X1, whose amino-acid sequence MNPSTPSYPTASLYVGDLHPDVTEAMLYEKFSRAGPILSIRVCRDVITRRSSSYAYVNFQHPKDAERALDTMNFDVIKGKPVRIMWSQRDPSLRRSGVGNIFVKNLDKSINNKVLYDTVSAFGNILSCKVVCDENGSKGYGFVHFETHEAAERAIEKMNGTLLNDRKVFVGRFKSRKEREAELGAKAKEFPNVYIKNFGEDMDDERLKDLFGKFGPALSVKVMTDESGKSKGFGFVSFERHEDAQKAVDEMNGKELNGKQIYVGRAQKKVERQTELKRKFEQMKQDRITRYQVVNLYVKNLDDDIDDERLRKAFSPFGTITSAKVMMEGGRSKGFGFVCFSSPEEATKAVTEMNGRIVATKPLYVALAQRKEERQAHLTNEYMQRMASVRAVPNPVINPYQPAPPSGYFMAAVPQTQNRAAYYPASQIAQLRPSPCWTAQGARPHPFQNKPGAIRPAAPRVPFSTMRPTSSQVPRVMSTQHVANTSTQAVGPRPAAAAAAATPAVRTVPRYKYAEGVCNPQQHLNAQPQVTMQQPAVHVQGQKTLTASMLASAPPQEQKQMLGERLFPPIQAMHPTLAGKITGMLLEIDNSELLHMLESPQSLRSKVDEAVAVLQAHQVKEATQKAVNSATGVPTV is encoded by the coding sequence ATGAACCCCAGCACCCCCAGCTACCCAACGGCCTCGCTCTACGTGGGGGACCTGCACCCCGACGTGACCGAGGCGATGCTCTATGAGAAGTTCAGCCGGGCGGGGCCCATCCTCTCCATCCGGGTCTGTAGGGACGTGATCACCCGCCGCTCCTCCAGCTACGCGTATGTGAACTTCCAGCACCCGAAGGACGCGGAGCGTGCTCTGGATACCATGAATTTTGATGTGATAAAGGGCAAGCCAGTACGCATCATGTGGTCTCAGCGTGATCCATCACTTCGCAGAAGTGGAGTGGGCAACATATTCGTTAAAAATCTGGATAAATCCATTAATAATAAAGTACTGTATGACACAGTTTCTGCTTTTGGTAACATCCTTTCATGTAAGGTGGTTTGTGATGAAAATGGTTCCAAGGGTTATGGATTTGTACACTTTGAGACACACGAAGCGGCTGAAAGAGCTATTGAAAAAATGAATGGAACGCTCCTAAATGATCGCAAAGTATTTGTTGGACGATTTAAGTCTCGTAAAGAACGAGAAGCTGAACTTGGAGCTAAGGCAAAAGAGTTCCCCAATGTTTACATCAAGAATTTTGGAGAAGACATGGACGATGAGCGCCTTAAGGATCTCTTTGGCAAGTTCGGGCCCGCCTTAAGTGTGAAAGTAATGACTGATGAAAGTGGAAAATCCAAAGGATTTGGATTTGTGAGCTTTGAAAGACATGAAGATGCGCAGAAAGCTGTAGATGAGATGAATGGAAAGGAGCTCAATGGAAAACAAATTTACGTTGGTCGAGCTCAGAAAAAAGTGGAACGGCAGACGGAACTTAAGCGCAAATTTGAACAGATGAAGCAAGATAGGATCACCAGATACCAGGTTGTTAATCTTTATGTGAAAAATCTTGATGATGATATTGATGATGAACGTCTCCGGAAAGCATTTTCTCCATTTGGTACAATCACTAGCGCAAAGGTTATGATGGAAGGTGGTCGCAGCAAAGGGTTTGGTTTCGTTTGTTTCTCCTCCCCAGAAGAAGCCACTAAAGCAGTTACAGAAATGAACGGTAGAATTGTGGCCACAAAGCCATTGTATGTAGCTTTAGCTCAGCGCAAAGAAGAGCGCCAGGCGCACCTCACTAACGAGTATATGCAGAGAATGGCAAGTGTACGGGCTGTGCCCAACCCTGTAATCAACCCCTACCAGCCAGCACCTCCTTCAGGTTACTTCATGGCAGCTGTCCCACAGACTCAGAACCGTGCTGCATACTATCCTGCTAGCCAAATTGCTCAACTAAGACCAAGTCCTTGCTGGACTGCTCAGGGTGCCAGACCTCATCCATTCCAAAATAAGCCCGGTGCTATCCGCCCAGCTGCTCCTAGGGTACCATTTAGTACTATGAGACCAACTTCCTCACAGGTTCCACGAGTCATGTCAACGCAGCATGTTGCTAACACATCAACACAGGCAGTGGGTCCACgtcctgcagctgctgctgctgcagctaCGCCTGCTGTGCGCACGGTTCCACGGTATAAATATGCTGAGGGAGTTTGCAATCCTCAGCAACATCTTAATGCACAGCCACAAGTTACAATGCAACAGCCTGCTGTTCATGTACAGGGTCAGAAAACTTTGACTGCTTCCATGTTGGCATCTGCCCCTCCTCAAGAGCAGAAGCAAATGTTGGGTGAACGGCTCTTTCCTCCTATTCAAGCCATGCACCCTACTCTTGCTGGTAAAATCACGGGCATGTTGTTGGAGATTGATAATTCAGAACTTCTTCATATGCTCGAGTCTCCACAGTCACTCCGTTCTAAGGTTGATGAAGCTGTAGCTGTACTACAAGCCCACCAAGTTAAAGAGGCTACCCAGAAAGCAGTTAACAGTGCCACCGGTGTTCCAACTGTTTAA